A section of the Streptomyces sp. NBC_01591 genome encodes:
- a CDS encoding MIP/aquaporin family protein translates to MERLKKSGIAGELSAEFLGTMILILFGCGVVAQVAAGGALTDPPGGLGDHDSIAWAWGLGVTLGIYVAGRLSGAHLNPAVTLSLAAFKDFPWKKVAPYSLAQLAGAFIGALLVRWNYTEALAKADPGHTIKTQTVFSTLPANGNPALPVHEWGAFRDQVIGTAILVLLIFAVTDLLNTPPGVNLSPFIVGLIVVAIGMAFGTNAGYAINPARDFGPRLASFLTGYGGAWRDQYGNFYFWVPIVGPFVGGLVGAFFYKTFISRFLPSAEEEPEGSIPVLPEK, encoded by the coding sequence ATGGAGCGGCTCAAGAAGTCGGGAATCGCCGGGGAACTCTCTGCGGAGTTCCTCGGCACGATGATTCTCATCCTCTTCGGCTGCGGTGTCGTGGCCCAGGTCGCGGCCGGCGGTGCGCTCACCGACCCGCCGGGCGGCCTCGGGGATCACGACAGCATCGCCTGGGCATGGGGGCTCGGAGTCACCCTGGGCATCTACGTGGCGGGCCGGCTGAGCGGCGCCCACCTCAATCCTGCGGTGACTCTCTCGCTGGCCGCCTTCAAGGACTTCCCCTGGAAGAAGGTGGCTCCGTACTCGCTCGCACAGCTCGCGGGCGCCTTCATCGGGGCACTGCTGGTGCGATGGAACTACACGGAGGCACTGGCGAAGGCGGACCCCGGACACACCATCAAGACGCAGACCGTGTTCTCCACCCTGCCCGCCAACGGGAACCCCGCGCTTCCGGTCCACGAATGGGGAGCGTTCCGGGACCAGGTCATCGGCACCGCCATCCTCGTACTGCTGATCTTCGCGGTCACGGATCTCCTCAACACCCCGCCGGGCGTCAACCTCAGCCCGTTCATCGTGGGCCTCATCGTGGTGGCCATCGGCATGGCGTTCGGAACCAACGCGGGGTACGCGATCAATCCCGCCCGTGACTTCGGCCCCCGGCTCGCGAGCTTCCTCACCGGCTACGGAGGGGCGTGGCGGGACCAGTACGGGAACTTCTATTTCTGGGTGCCGATCGTGGGCCCGTTCGTCGGCGGCCTGGTGGGAGCGTTCTTCTACAAGACCTTCATCAGCCGTTTCCTGCCCTCGGCGGAAGAGGAACCGGAAGGCAGCATCCCCGTACTGCCGGAGAAGTGA